From the Coffea eugenioides isolate CCC68of chromosome 1, Ceug_1.0, whole genome shotgun sequence genome, the window ccatgaaaatcatttccctttcatcattttcaggcgtttggttagcttattgaaaatattttcttacttcatttttctggtgtttgtttaacttttgaaatattttcacttttatctttatccttactttctacacattataactacatacttcttcccatgtaaaataagaaaatttatctcattgtttaactttaaaaaatcttggagaaatgtatatatgaataaaaaatatctccttaagtaataaacaaattgctggctatttagtgtcaaatatcaatcacatgcaatgcttattgtgacatatatcttgcactctcactgctgaaagtttctctagaaaagaatgtccctattatacataattaattactagcataggatgagcaggatgaagtttttttttttttttttttgaatatactaaggggagggttgggtggtatggggagggagtgtaagaaagaggtcttgggttcgaatcctcctgtttacacaaaaaaaaaaaagaacatactacaagatgttttcagtaaatttggaacatactacaggcgagatgcatgcatttcggaaaacaacttcagtaagtttagaagggaagttgttttccataagatgggtgaaaatattttacataggaaaatattttcagtaacttttgtgcaaccaaacaccggaaattaggaaaatattttcctggaaaacattttcacccgaaacaaacggacccttagtGCATTTCATGTTCCCGAGGAATGTAGCTAAGTCGTTATAAAAGTTTGGGAGAGAAAATCAAACTGCAAAACATAAGGGGCATTTTGTGCAATATTCCAGAATGCTATCATAACTCGTATACCATTTCACATGGCGTGAGGTTATCTAATTATCACTACAAATTAAGATTACCTGAAACCCGAATATTAGAGTTTAAATATGTAAGGGATCAAATTCTTTCATGTAAGAGAGCAAAAATAAGATCATTTGCAAACATGAAGGACCGCTGTTtcaatttgtaaaaaaaaaaaaatccttttatCTAGATATTAGTGGATTAATATGATTCTTGTTTGCTGGATAGAAGAATTAAATatatcaaaaatttaaaattaaagaaaatgttTTCTCGAAGTTTCATGATAAAGTTATTAATTTAACCAGTGACTTTTGTTATGAAATTTCCTAATAAACTTTAATAAGGTATATATGTCgtgcacaaatttttttttggtcggAAAAAATAAATATCTATTGCTTCTGTTGATTGTTTTCACAGTTTCTGCCAATAATCATTATTCGTTTGCTTCTTTTATTATCAAAAGAGCTGACTACTGTAGAAGTATTTCATTCTAGAAAGGTTATATGGGTTATAACTTAAGTTAAAAATAAATGCACAATACCATGTGAGAACCAAAATATAGAAAAAGTTGAGTGTACAAACTGCAATTGGTTCATCTTTATTTGAACTAATTAGTTTTTTAAACTAACGTGTAATCCAATGTCTGATCTAAAAGAAAGTTCCATGAAAGCTTATTCTTGCTTAGAAAAATTTTaggggataattttagaaacctcccttgaggtttttgacaattttactAGTCTCCCTGAAGTTTGTAAAATgacacaaacctcccctgaggttaaggtttgataacaaaattagtccaattaaaaaaagtaacattaaaaaagtactttaaggagaaagatgaaacttttatttcataaataccCCTTATACATGAATATAAGTTatattagtaaaaaaaataaaaacaattaaaagtcaGAAACAATTAATACACACATTTTATCACTCAAAAAGTTCATATTTACTAATTTAGACAAcacaaataagcaacaaaactaCGCTAATAATCACaagattcaacaaaataaaatagtcaTCTCTTTCCTTGTATTCTTCTGAATGTTTTAATAAATTGTAGGGCTGGCACCCCACCCCTTCCCTGTGAATGGGACTTtgccattaaaaaaaaagaaattttttttgaaatttgccttttttttccctccttcCTCCATTAGATATATCAATTGATGTTATTTTGTATATACAAGCTATCATCCATcattaaagaaattttcaatagttatttttattaattagttactaatagttaattagtgcTCTAATTACTTAATCTTAGATATTAGTAAAGGAGAATGGAGggaaaaaaaggcaaaattattttttctattcAAAATCATAAGAATCATAGCAAACATTATGTTAAAAGAGATGACTAGTCTGTTTTGTTAAATCTTGTGAtcattagtgtagttttgttgcttatttgtgatatttaatttattaattgtgAACTTTTTGAGTGGTAAAATATGTGTATTAATTAACtttaacttttaattatttttattcttttactaatacaacttatatacatgtataaggagtatttatggaacaaaagtttcatctctctccttaaagtacttttttaatgttactttttctaattggactaattttgttatcaaaaccttaacctcaggagaggtttgTATAATTTTACAAATTTCAGGGGAGGCtagtgaaattattagaaacctcaggtgaggtttctgaaattatcccaaattttAGAGCGAAAAAAATGCCAACATCACAATCAAAGTATTATTCTTAAATATTTTTAGTAAAACCAAAAAAGATTTTATAGTACATCTTAATAAATGAGTCTAATATCTGATGAAAACTGTACATATcatatttcttatttttttttatttcacagaTCCATATATCGGAGTGCTGTGATATTGTCCGCGTTGACAACACGGGCAAAGCAGAGGTGAAATTCAGGGAATGCATGGCAGATGAGATTATTGCCTAAAGCTGATACGAGTCTTAAGATGGAAATCAAATTTTGGTTCTTTCTTCTCTACTAGAAAGTTGTACAATATCGCGGAAATAGAAATATAGACTACTGAAATTTTTATACACAATTGCTGTAGAAAAGTCTATCTTTTGTAACATGTATTGTTAATAGACAAGAATAACTATTTCCTTGtacaaatgcaaaaaaaaaaaaaaaaaaattttttttgaatgaatAAAATGTTAGTCACAAAATGCCCCTAAGATTTTACATTTTCTATTTTGCACTCTTTAGTTTGTTATTGGTTTAACATGCCCCGTAAGATTCTAATATGCAATCTGTGGAGGCCAATTGTGGATTTGTCCACCTCGGCAACCCCTCACCTCGGCAACCGTCTTGGGGAGCAGGACGCCTGGACTCCCTGGTGGTCAAGAGGGTGTTGGGATGGTACCGGGAGGGGCCTCCCCAGGATTCGAACCCTTGACCTTAAAGGCCTTTGGATTGAATGCCTGGTACCCATTGGGCTACTTTTTGTGGAGGCCAATTGTGGATTTGTCCATCTCGGCAACCCCTCACCTCGGCAACCGTCTTGGGGAGCAGGACGCCTGGACTCCCTGGTGGTCAAGAGGGTGTTGGGATGGTACCGGGAGGGGCCTCCCCAGGATTCGAACTCTTGACCTTAAAGGTCTTTGGATTGAATGCCTGGGTTCGAATCCAAAGACCTTTAAGGTCAAGGGTTCGAATCCTGGGGAGGCCCCTCCCGGTACCATCCCAACACCCTCTTGACCACCAGGGAGTCCAGGCGTCCTGCTCCCCAAGACGGTTGCCGAGGTGAGGGGTTGCCGAGGTGGACAAATCCACAATTGGCCTCCACAAAAAGGCCCCTCTTGACCACCAGGGAGTCCAGACGTCCTGCTCCCCAAGACAGTTGCCGAGGTGGACAAATCCACAATTGGCCTCCACAAAAAGGCCCCTCTTGACCACCAGGGAGTCCAGGCGTCCTGGCGTCCTGCTCCCCAAGACGGTTGCCGAGGTGAGGGGTTGCCGAGGTGGACAAATCCACAATTGGCCTCCACACAATCCACTCAACTAAACGACTTCAAATTGAATCCAGTTTTGGCATGTGAAATTAAACATTCTGCAAAATAAGATTAACTTTGCACTCaatgaaatcaaagaaactagATTTTAACCTATTCATTAAATCACAAATACATATTTATTCAACAAAAGGGTACACAACATTTgcccaaaattttcttaatattgGGAGCTTTAGGTTGTAGAtaatttagttttgttttttgtttttgttataGATAATCTTATTAGATCATATCGACACAAGTGTTGGTGGATGCTCATTAGTCTACTCATCAATGGCTGGATGAAGGGCCACTAAACACCATGCCCTTGTATCCAATTTTCACAAAGAAAAGAATGTATTCTTTTCACTGAAGGGTCACCGCACACCATGCCACTGTATCTAATTTTGACCTAGAAAATAGatgtattcttttcttttctcaaggCTATCAAGGCTGAAGTCATACAATCTATTTCCATGTTTCCAGTTGTCAAGGTTGATCAATTAAGTTCAACAATCAATTTCCATCAAGATATTTAAGTCAAACTACCAAGTTGTCAATCCATTTCCGTGAACACATttctcaatcacttttttacctcttttttacctcatatatatcaaatcgatATAGTatattttctacaaaaactctgaaaaattgcaatccaaacacaacctaaaaTCTTGACAAGACACAAAGGTTCGTGAGGAAGGCGTGGCtatacaaaattcatagaaagCTTGTAGACGTATTTAATTGTTGTTTCTGCATCAAGATTCTCCACAGAACTCGACAAGTGGAACAAGGGACCTCAAGGTTTGAACCTAACCATATACCCTCCATAATGTACCTCGAGAAGCCGTTTAGAATTCTTAATTAGGGTAGCTATTATAGTTTTGTTTAGAATTTCTATttgttttcatttattttctagtCATATTAGTGTTGTGCATTAAGTTCTTAACCATATTGATAGGGTATTAAGCTggagacttttttttttgtcgtaaCGATAATATTTTTATAACTTAATCCGTCCTATTTTACAGAAAAAGGGAGCCTAAAGAGGTTGGGTTAGCAGGTATATTGATTAAACCAAAATGGATATTCTGACAtcttctttcaattttttttcactttaaatgAGGTTTGAACCCTGACCTTGAGTAGTGTTAAGCTGGAGACTCCAGCACCAGGGAAGTAAAGTCAATTCAGGAGTGAAGGGTACCAGCTGCCAAATCAGCACCGACTACCATAGGTAAAGATTGCTTGCGTCAATTGGTCGAGCTAGTTGGCCACTAACTGTGAAGTGTTAGGGATTCAAGTGCGGAACACACAATTATTAAGatatcaagtacataacaatTTAATGACAAATAAGACATAAACATAAAAGATAAACGACACATAAAATTTAATGTGGTTCGACTCCATCATTGAGCCTACGTCCATGGAGAGAAACTCGTtatttattatgagaggaaaaccctACTCAAGAATATAATTTGAACCCAAAtccaacccttgtataccatctctcatcttcCAAAAACCCCCTCTCACctcatttataaggctatatgTCGCCTTTTATGTGCTCTTGTGTGTCCCTTATGTAATATGCCAACCCTTTTATTtatagaaaatattatttgatcAAAACTCAAATAACAACAGGAAACTAGTACTAATGCTTAGACTTGTACAGAATAGAAAATAACTTCTAAATTctaaacaaaatagaaaattcctTGGTTACTACttcaaataactaaaactaattAAGAAACTAGTTACTTTCCATAAAATAAGAAACCTGTCTATAAGagattaagccaatttcctaacatgAAGGTGTTGCCAGCTCTGATGGTCCATCCTCTTTGGTTCAAATCGAACCCCAGGCCAGCCCACAACGGTTAGCTACACGAGTTTCATGGCAATTGAAGCCATGATGACTAGTCCATTCATTCTTAAGTATCTTGCATGCCTTTCTTCCCCGTGTCTTCTACGTCATTTCCTTGTAGTTGTTTGTCGGGGTTACCTTGAAGTTGAAGCCATGCACAAATTACAATATTGACAAATCAAAGGGTCTTTTTGGATGGTGTAGTTTtggatatttatataaaattttattatagtttattgtaaaagttgtaaaaaaaccttttatttatttgaggttttgaagattttttttttctttttttcccttctttccgctcttcttctttctccccaCACCCCTAACATTGGCAACCACTCCACTCACCCCTCTtgctttttgtgttttttttatgGCTAAATAGCatctcaaaagttaatatatttGCAGCTAAAGTTGATCAAAATTCAAGTGTGTATCTAAACAGTGACCATTTTAATTATGTCGATCTCTTTATGTGGATTCCAGTTACTTCACATATGTTATATAATCACATGCTGTTGCTTAGGAATTTTGTTCGAGCTATTACATGTGTCATATTAGCACCTCTTAGTTGTTCCATAAGTATTTTTAGAAGACGTAATTTAAACATTTTCGGTGAAACTCTGGACAAAAAGAATATTTAACCAATTTAGCTATCAATGCAAGTCAAAAATTTGCTATTTCTGTATAGCTTGCACCTTTCCTTGGGATCTAATAAAACAATATTTAATTGTATTGGAAGAATTGATAGATCCGTTCATTCCGCAATTGGTCAGTGACTTTGTATAGTATTATAGTTGCATGATACGTCTAATTCAAGAATAAGGAATAATGTTTTGAAAGTGAAATAGAAATATAATTACCATAACAACAAAGAAAAATCTAATTAAtccttcttcctttttgttACAAATGTAAAAACCACTTTATCATTCTTTCACTCAAAAGGGATTGAGTTAGCCAACTGAAGACTATTAATGAGGCTTAGTAAACCAACCTTAAATACTAGTACAATCTATTGGAACAATGCATCACATTCCATAGTTCACATGTTCCTCTTTTGGTTTGTGTATTCTAGGACAAAAATTCAATAGCTCTAAATGGCGTCAACAGCAGGGGCCAACGTTTCAGAGTTCaaagaaaaagtaaatttgTGGTCAGACAATTTTGTAGTCAGAAACCTCTGCAGAGTATTTGTGATTTCAGGTCTAATAATTTTTGCcattcttgttttgtttttcaaTGATCCAACATGTAAGGCTTCAGGGTTTTTGTCAACCTGGAAAATAAGCCCTTCATCTTCACAACCTGCATCTACTGTTGATGATGTTCCCACAAATGTTAGTCACCTAGCTTTTGGTCTCCAAGGCTCTGAGAAAACATACCACTTCAGAAAGGCTTACTTGGAGGCTTGGTGGAGACCAAACATAACAAGGGGATACGTTTACATTGATAGAGAACCTACAGGAGATCTTCTCCCATGGTCTCCAAAGTCTCCTCAGTATCGAATGAATGATGATCTCAGCAAATTGATTCAAGAAATCAGGCCGAGAAGTGCTCTCATGCCTCGAATGGTACATGGGATATTGGAATTGTTTCGTGAGGAACATGAAGGCATAAGGTGGATAATCATGGGCGATGATGATACAATGTTTTTTGTAGATAATCTGGTTCATGTTCTTTCGAAGTATGATCATACAAAGTACTACTACATTGGGTATCCATCTGAATTTGTTTTGTCCAATTATTGGTTCAATTTTAACCAGGCATTTGGTGGAGGTGGGATTATTCTTAGTTACCCTTTGGCAAAAGCACTTGTAAGAGATATGGATCGCTGCCTCAGGAAATATTCAAACCTTTCGGCTGATCTAATGACTATGGCCTGTTTAGCTGATATTGGAGCTAATTTAACACCCCATAAAGGTGTTCATCAGGTAAATTTTCTTTCATAAGCATTCCTCCAATTTTTTATTACAGCTAATTTCATGGATATATACATCTTTCGTTTTgctatttgcattttttttatcaGCTGCACTTATCTTTTATTCTAATCttgatttttttaatcaaatgcCAATAAACGTATAATTTATAACATTCACAGTAATAATTATTCATTGCAGAACGACTTAAGAGGTGATTATTCAGGTTTCTTATCATCCCATCCCAAAGAGCTCGTCTTGTCTATACACCACTGGGATGTGTTAGATCCAATATTCCCTAAAAAAGATAGATTTCAATCAGCACAGCACCTCATGAAAGCAGGAAATGTCGATCAATCACGCCTGTTTCAGCAAACAATTTGCCACCATAGACCAACCAACTGGACATTTTCCGTTTCCTGGGGATATTCTGCCCATATTTATGAAAAAGTGATGGCCAGAAGTTGGCTGATGACCCCAATTGAAACGTTCCAGGGATGGTCAAGGAGCAACAAGCCACCACTTTTCATGTTTAACACCAGACGCCCGTTTGGTGATCCTTGTGAAGCTCCTCACGTCTTTTTCTTCGAGTCAATAAAGGAAACATCAAACAACGAAATTCTTACCATCTATGCAAGATCAGCACCTCGAAATTTACCGGCTTGTCCTGCAAGTGGTAACCATTCTGCTGAATTTGTCTCACAGGTTCACGTTTTCTCACCAGCAACCAAGCGGCCTGAGGTAAGTTAAAAAGTTAAAACAATGAAATACACCTGCATTTCTGTGGATTTTTTTAATATTCTGGAAGATCTTCTGAACTGGTAGATTTAAGTAGAAAGTAATACAGTAAAATTATTTCAAGAAATTAATCATTTTGAAGCAACTATTTCAGCAATTTTGGTTAAAAAATCGTTCGCAACGCACTCAAGATTAGCCTTAAATGTAAGAATTTCCACTTTATATCTGTACTTATTTTCTGTTTAATTTACATATATTTTAATAGTTCCTATTTGGCTTTGGTCCCTATTTGGTTTCTATTTAATTGAGCGCACCGTCAACTTTGTGGTTTCTATTAAAATAATGGAGGAAGTTTATTCTCCTTCTTTCGAACAGGAACGTGAAAATACAGAAGATTAGAAATAACAactccagtttttttttttttggaaaatctTATATATAGGAGAGGGATGCCAGTTCAAAGTTTTAGTAATCATGAAATAAAGTGAAGAGGATTAAAGCCTAATCTCCATTACAAAaagcacaaaataaaaaaaattaagcatGGAGTATTACTCCTTTGCAATGTAAGACCTAATTGAGGGAATAATAGCTCTATTTGGTTTATTAATACGTGATCTAACTCATTTATAGTTCTATCACTATAAAAAGATGTAAAGATGAAGAGTATTCCCGTATAAGTAGATCATTTTACaaacaagagaaaaataattaacttaacattcttttcttttcttttcttttttcaggtTCAAAGAGCAGAATGTTGCGATGTCCTCAGTGTAAAGGGCTCTGGGAAAGCAGATGTCCAGCTTAGAGAATGTAAGTTAGATGAGATCATAGCTTGATGACATagaatgagatgcaattctagaGGATGTGGTTTCAGCTTTTGAGTTAAAAATTTCTAATTATTAAATCAATTAATCTCAATTATCTTGATTTTACTGCTAGTATATGGTCAAATAAATATAGTGATAATTAGGGTCAATCCCTAAGGGAATCTAGCAATTATTTCTACTTTTTAAACTTATTCTATTATCTAAACACTcaaaaaaattaagtaaaagCAATACACTACTAATTATACTAAATTAAGCGAGTAATTGACAATGGTGAATTTAGGAGAAGAATTTTCTAAGGTTTACGAATCCTTTGTTGCTCAAAATTAAGAATAATCCGGTTGATTAATGCCTTAAACATGTGACTTGTCAAGGATTTCTTCCAATTTTATTCGAATAATGCTTTCGCCCTTATCCAAACATACTCGCACTGAGCCTTCACCTATTTGCATGATGAGTTAACTTGACATAAACTCATTAAGATCTATGAAGTAGTTAAATAAAATCCACCTAAATACATCTACTACTTTCGTGAACATGATCTTTAGGGTTCATGAATTTTGGTCAACACTTGCATATGCACAATAAATGATTAGATCATTCATAGTTGGTTATCAAGCCAAATATAAAGCATAGATGGATGAACTAATAAGTTCACAAGATAGcacaaatcaaccaaaaatcacttcatatcatgaTGCAAATAAATTCATTCTCACCTTAGGAGAAAATAACTTACAGAAAAATGTGCGACTGATAACAAAATGTAAATAGTAAAGGATGAAAGATTCTTATTCAAGATGATCTCCACAAGTTTCCTTTTACAATATTGCTTCAATCTATTAAGTTTACAAGCTCTTCTTCTGTCTAAACTACCTCTTTCAAGGTTTTTCAATGTCTAAGAATACTCTCCAAAAAGCTCTCTTGATCTTCCAACACAATGAATATATATAGATGTTAGAAGGACCAAAAGTCTTCATTTGAGATGGCATAAAGATTCTTCACACTTTTCTAAACTTTCTTGAGTAGCTACAACCGAAATTTTAGCTAAGAATTGAGATGTAAAAGCTATAGAAAAATAGAGCAAGTGGCTATACAAGTTGCATAACCACCTTAAGAATACGCGGGGTTATTATGTAGGAGTAAGGTTGCGTATTTCACCCGCATATTGCCTCACCTATATTTTGTTCGTCCTTTTCTGCTCCAATTAAAATGAAGAACTAAAACATAGGTTCCCCAGCATATTTAGGTCCTATTTTCTACTCAGAGAATGCACTTGTTTCTTTTGTCATCTCCAAATCATCCTTGAATAACATCAATGTTATTGTATGAATTTTTCTTGATCCAAAGTGATCATTAATCTCCAAATCCTGCAAATGTTACAAGTTTTGCACATTAAGATGCTGAAATGCAAGTTTTGGTTATAAAATGGAACAGTAGCTTAAAAGAGCAAAATTCATACTTAAGAATCTGAAAAGCAATccaaaactaaataaataaacacaCTTAAAACGCGTAAATAAAATagttatcaaattcccccataCTTGAATCATTACTTGTCATCAAGCATTAGGAAAAACCAATTAACAATGATTCAATTACTTGAAATAAATCATGTGAAGTTTTAGAATTCAATTCCTCATAACTTGGTAAATCATCGTAATGCAATCATTGAACTTTCcttaaatactcataatattaaGTAAAAGATAGACAATTATACTCTAATTTTAACAGgttaaacttaattttttcaATTCAAAACTTTCCTCTTCCAGaatcttctttttcttaaaatttcaacACTAAAAGGGATGTATTCATATTTGACTTACTCAAATAGGGAAAATGGCTTTTG encodes:
- the LOC113770216 gene encoding uncharacterized protein LOC113770216 → MASTAGANVSEFKEKVNLWSDNFVVRNLCRVFVISGLIIFAILVLFFNDPTCKASGFLSTWKISPSSSQPASTVDDVPTNVSHLAFGLQGSEKTYHFRKAYLEAWWRPNITRGYVYIDREPTGDLLPWSPKSPQYRMNDDLSKLIQEIRPRSALMPRMVHGILELFREEHEGIRWIIMGDDDTMFFVDNLVHVLSKYDHTKYYYIGYPSEFVLSNYWFNFNQAFGGGGIILSYPLAKALVRDMDRCLRKYSNLSADLMTMACLADIGANLTPHKGVHQNDLRGDYSGFLSSHPKELVLSIHHWDVLDPIFPKKDRFQSAQHLMKAGNVDQSRLFQQTICHHRPTNWTFSVSWGYSAHIYEKVMARSWLMTPIETFQGWSRSNKPPLFMFNTRRPFGDPCEAPHVFFFESIKETSNNEILTIYARSAPRNLPACPASGNHSAEFVSQVHVFSPATKRPEVQRAECCDVLSVKGSGKADVQLRESPPPPPPQTNWQRLFGRLDDIDHYLARMDTRLDRIEDHLGTRPPPIDDDEDDDEEDD